The following is a genomic window from Spirosoma agri.
TGGGTGAGTTCGAACAGGGCCGACCCGTGATCGAAACGTACCGGACCCAGTATCCCGATCATACGATTCTGCTGACTTTTTTTTCGCCTTCAGGCTACGAAGTTCGGAAGGACTACGACAGCGCTGATTTTGTCGTTTACCTGCCCGCCGATACGCCCGCCAATGCCCGCCAGTTTGTGGCTATCGTGAAACCAAAAATCGCCTTTTTTATCAAGTACGAATTCTGGTATAATTACCTTCATGAGCTAAAAACGGCTCAAGTACCTGTTATTTCGTTTTCGGCCATTTTTCGCCCCGATCAGCTTTTTTTTAAACCGTACGGCGGTTTTTACCGGGATATGCTTCGCTATTTCGATCACATTCTGGTGCAGAATCAGGAGTCCGTCGACCTGCTGAAAACGATTGGAATTACCAACGTCACACTCGCTGGCGATACGCGCTTTGACCGGGTCGCTGCGGTCGCTACGGCCAAAAAAGCTATTCCGATTGCCGAGGCATTTACAAACGGAAAGCCGGTTCTGGTGGTGGGCAGTGCGTGGCAGGAAGATATGAACGTACTTATTCCGTTTCTAAACCAGTTCGATAAACCGCTGAAAGCCATCATTGCCCCGCATGAGATTCACGGAGAGGTCATTGAGAAATGGCGTAGTCAGCTTCACAAACCGTCGATACGCTATTCGGAGGTTGACAAAAATAGCCCGTCAGCTAATGATCTGCTCCGTCAATCGCAAACGCTTTTCATCGACAATGTCGGGATGCTGTCCTCACTCTATCAGTACGGCAAGTTTGCCTACATTGGTGGGGCATTCAAGCAGGGGCTGCACAACATTCTGGAAGCCGCTACCTTTGGTGTGCCTCTCTTTTTCGGTCCCGAGTACGATAAGTTTCAGGAGGCTATTGATTTAGTGAAGGAAGGGGCTGCTTTCCCAATCAATACCACCGACGAGTTATTGGTACGATTCGACGATCAGTACATAAATACCGCCGAAGCCGCTAAAATCAGCCGTAGTTATGTAGAACGGAACATTGGCGCAACGGCGCAGGTTATGAAGATTGTAACACAACTAATGAGCGAAAGAGGGAACGGGAGACAGAGCGAATAAAAGACGCACTACCATTTCGCTCTTTCACTTAGTCACTTTTTCGCACGTTCACCATTGAAACAAGGCTTAATTATACGCTCCACTGGTTCCTGGTATGACATTCGTAACGAGGATGGTCATATTTTTAAGGGTCGGCTGAAGGGCAAGTTCAAGATCAAGGGGCTCAAAGTCACGAACCCGATTGCCGTAGGCGACCGTGTCGAGTTTGATGTCGAAGACGAAGCCGAGAACACGGCCGTCATTACCGATATTTCACCCCGCGAAAACTACATCATTCGGCAGTCGGTCCACAAAACGGCCCATGGCCATATTCTGGCGGCCAACATCGATCGGGCGGTGTTGCTGGCAACGCTTACGCTGCCCCGTACGTCACTGGGGTTCATCGATCGCTTTCTGGTATCGGCTGAATCCTTCCGCATCGCAACGACCATTGTCTTCAATAAAACCGATATTCTGAACGATGAAGGACTGGCGTATCAGCAGGAGATCATGGATATGTACGAGCGTATCGGCTACCAATGTCTGCCCACATCGGCGACGGAGGGCGAGGGGGTCGAAGCATTCAGACAGCTGCTCGATCGCAAAGTGACCTTATTATCAGGGCATTCGGGCGTCGGTAAATCGTCGCTGGTGAACGCCATCGCACCCGACCTGAACCTGCGGACAAATGAGGTTTCTACGTTTGCTAACAAAGGGGTTCACACGACAACGTTCGCCGAAATGTTCGAACTGGCCCCCGACACCTACATCATCGACACTCCGGGTATTAAGGAGCTTGGGCTGATGGATACCGCCAAGGAAGAAATCAGTCACTACTTTCCGGAGATGCGCGATCGATTAAATCAGTGCCGTTTTCACAATTGTCTACACGTCAACGAGCCGGGTTGCGCCATAAAAGATGCCGTTGCCGAGGACGAAATTGCCGAAAGCCGTTACATGAGCTACCTCAGCATGGTAGATGGTGGCGATAACCGACGGTAGAGACGCAACCCTTTGCGTCTCATTGGCGTCAGCAAAGCCCCCGGTCTGGACAAGTTGATTACTTGTTGCGTCTCATTGTATTCTAGCAAAACCCCCGGTCTGGGCGAGTCCGATCAGGAGACGCAAAGACGCGTCTCTACGTATTAATTTGTCATTGCAGCTAGCAGATCAGCCTGCGTAATGATATGAACCTGCTCTTTTTCGTCCCGAACCAGTAACGCTTTGTTGTCACGGTCGATCAGCGACGACAGAGAATCAATCGTATTGTCGAGACCAACGAACTTGAACGGTTTGTCCATGACATCGCTTACTGGTTTCTCTTTCACCGATGGGTCTTCAATGAGCTTAGTCAGAATCGTAGAGTCGGTAAGGCTGCCTACAATATGGCCATCTTCGTCGACAATGGGAATCTGAGAGATGCTGTGTCGGTTCAGCACATGAATCGCCTGCCCAACCGATACGTTGGAACCGATGGTCGTTAGCTGCGACTGCCCATTTTTGTTATGGATAATGTCACGGGCCGTTTTGAACGCCCGATCTTCCAGAAAGCCGTGATCCTTCATCCAGGTATCGTTGTAAATCTTGGCGAGGTAGCGCGTACCGTGGTCGGGGAGGAGGATCACCAGCACATCGTCGTCGGTCAGGTTCTCCTTCGCCCATTCCAGTGCACCATGCACCGCCGTACCGCACGACCAGCCCACAAAAAGCCCTTCCTCGCGCGATAATCGCCGGGCCATGATAGCCGCATCTTTATCGGTGACTTTCACGAAATGATCGATCACGCTAAAGTCAACGTTCTGGGGCAGAATGTCTTCGCCGATACCTTCGGTCAGATACGGGTAAATTTCACCCTCGTCGAACTGGCCAGTTTCTTTGTACTTCTTGAAAACGGAACCGTAGGTATCTAGCCCAACGGATACAACCGTCGGATTCTGTTCTTTCAGGAATTTTGACGTACCACAGATGGTCCCACCCGTGCCGACACCAGCCGCGAAGTGCGTAATTTTTCCGTCGGTGTCGCGCCAGATTTCGGGGCCGGTCGTTTCGTAGTGAGCCGCTGTATTGGCCGGGTTGTCGTACTGATTCGGATAAAGCGAGTTTGGAATATCGCGGTTGAGCTTCTTCGCGACGGAATAATACGAACGCGGATCGTCGGGCGCTACGTTCGTTGGGCAAACGACGACCTCTGCGCCAACCGCCCGCAGAATGTCGATCTTCTCCTGCGATTGCTTATCGGCCATTGTGAAAATGCACTTGTAGCCCTTGCCAATAGCCGCCAGGGCAAGGCCCATCCCCGTATTACCACTGGTACCTTCGATGATGGTGCCACCAGGTTTGAGAATACCCCGCGCTTCGGCGTCTTCAATCATACGGATAGCGATCCGGTCTTTGACCGAGTTACCGGGATTGAAATACTCGACTTTCGCCAGAATTGTTCCACGTATTCCTTTCGTGACTTTGTTGAGCTTCACCAGGGGCGTATTGCCAATGGTCTCGATTATGGAATTATAGTAGTTCATCGTGAGTAAGGCCGTTTATGGCTTAGCTGTGGTTGTTGTATTAATGTTCCTTTCTCAATAAACCACCAATCAGGCAGTTCGTTCACTGGCTTACCAATCGCTCGGTCCTACGTTGAACATGATTAGGGTAGTTGGCTAACGAATGCGTTTACCTGATGGTGAAAATGCTTGAAACTTTCGGAACGCTGTTCGAGCCAAGAAATATCAAAATTGATTAAAATACCATCAGCTAGGAGAATTTGCTTACTGACGAGGTTTGTGTCTCCATAAACTGCTCGCTTGGCTTCTGAACGTGGATATGATTCTAGCGGGGTATTTTTTCCTGCCTCTTCATTATGGCGTTTAATGTACCAAAGCCAATATTCGATACACTGAACGGGAAGCATCAATATGACGGGATGACTCGCACATTTACTTGTATATAGTTCCTGCCTTGCCTTAATTGTAGGTTTATGTTCAGTATCTATATCACGGCTGACAAATAATATATCCAATCCTAATAAAGCTCGTTGCCTTAAAGCGTCTGGTAGCAGTTTGTCCACTTGACTACCATTTGCCGCTTTGAATCGCCAACGTTCTGTTTCATCCTCAATAAATGTTTCAGGATATTGCTGATGAAGGTATTTTTCGAGAAAGTTACGCTGAGCCTTATCTTCTCCAAAAAAGCCATACGTGATGATCCGGCTCATTTTGGTACTCCTCCCAAAAAACCAACCGTCCAGGCATCACCCAATGAATCCGTATAGTGCGGAGGCTCAATCCCTAACTCCTTACTCTTAATTATCTCTGGCTCTATTACGTCATGCTGTAAGTTCTTAACATGGGTAGCCCCTTTGTCGTCTTTGTCAAAAATAAAGACCGATTCTGGCATGTCTTTGAACATATCAACCACAATTGGGCTGTGTGTCGTCATAATAACCTGTACATCCTTTTCCTCCGCCAGTCTAAAAATAAATTGTACCACCTCAAAAATCCGGCGCGGGTGAATTCCTTTTTCGGGTTCTTCCAGAAGTAAAAGTTTGGGGGGATTTGGTTGGTTGATGATACAAAGAAGGGCGATGAAATAAAGCGTACCTTCGGAGAGTTCGTCGGCCCAGTAGATTGTTTTCTGCTTGCCGTTTGTTAGGCCAATTCGCTTAAAGGTTTTATCGCCAAACTGTTTTACAAGCTCATCTGTGGACGGAACATTCTGGAAATTGATCTCCGTAAACTCCGGAACGCAGGTAGCTAAATCCGCTTTTATCTGCGCAAACGATTCTGGATATTCGTCTCTAATCCGATCGAAAAAAGCTATTAAGTTAGACGCATCCGCAACCACTGAATCATCTCCTAATCCAACTGGGGCTGGTTTGTCGAGTTTATTGGGATCTGGTTTGTATAATTTTAACGATCCAAACCTTACTTGCAAACCTTGTGCAGTAGAGTTTTGTGAAACTGTCTCTTTATTTTCTTCCTCAGAATCTACTTTTTGGCTGTTAAATACTAAAAGTTGAAAATTATTCTTGTTAAAAATTACTTCAGATGAGCTTACAGATGACGATAATGAATAATGCACAAAATACTTTTTATCGTTTCCAAAAGTATGCTCAAATGAAACCTTCAGAGACATTCTGTTCGACGGATCTTTGTGAAATAGTATACTATTATTTATACTCGCTTTCTCATTTGCAAACAACTCAAAAAACTCTAGCGCCTTTAGAAAATTCGTCTTGCCGGAGTTGTTCGGGCCGATTAGTAAATTGACTTTCTGAAGGTCGAGCGTGACGTCTTTCAGGCTCTTGAAGTTCTGGATCGAAACGCGCTTGAGCATGGGAAGGAGCAGTTATCTAGCCGGTAAGTTAGCCAATTTACTTACCCATTTGTGAAGCCCGCATCAATACGGTATTATCCGGGTCGATCACGACCGAAGCCGGTTGGGTGGCCAGCGGGATCGTAAACGTCTGCGTAGCCTCGGTCATGGTCAGGCGGGGGGAGCGCGTCACCTCACGGCCCCGTGCGTCGCGCATGCTGAACGTAAGTGGTATGGTGAAGAAGACACCACTACGTTGCGATTGCCGTACGTCGATGACCAGCGCCTTTTTTGCCGCGTCGTAGCTAGACCCCCAAACTACTTCGGGGTAGCCGGGCTGGTAGAGCCATTGTTTAAAAAACGGCCCTAGTCTCTTGCCCGATACGCTTTCCATTACCGCCTGTAAGTCGCTGCTCTGCGCGTTGGCATTCCGGAATTTTGCGTAGTAAGCGCGTATACCCTGCCAGAAAACGTCGTCGCCGAGTTCGTGGCGGAGCATGTGCAATACCCAGCCGCCTTTCTGGTAGGAATTTGGGTTCAGCAGATCCATCAGGTTCGTAGTGGTCGAATCGACGATGGTACCTTTGGGTTTAAGCGCCGTATAGCGCAGAATCTGACCTTTGTTCTGGTTCAAAACCGCATTGAGCGTGTCTTTGCCGTACGCATGTTCAAGGTAGAGCGCTGAGAAATAGGTGGCGAACCCTTCGCTCAGCCATAGCTGTGACCAGTCGGCTTCCGTGGCCGAGTTGCCAAACCACTGGTGTGCAATCTCGTGGGCAAGCAAGGCTTCCACATCCGAATCCTTGCGGCCAACGATCACCTTCTCGTTGTAAAAAATACAGCTGGCATTTTCCATACCCCCAAAAATCGTGGTCGACTCCACATTGGCCAGTTTCTCGTAGGAGTAAGGGCCAACCTTATCCACAAAATACTGGAGGATCTCTTTCGCGGGTCGATAGTCAATAAATCCCTTCTGACTGTCTTTGGGATAAAGCCAGCTCTGCACCGGCACCGCACCCACTGAGCCAACTTCCTCAACCGCAAATCGAGCGGCACCAATCACCATCACTTTTGTCGGGATGGGCGTATTTTCCTGCCAGCGCGTTAGTTTTCGCGGAGGGCCACCCGATGTTGCGGGTAAATTGCTTTCGCCCAGCAGTTTGCCGTTGGCAATGACGCGGTAGGTTGCTGGCGCATTGACGGTAAAGGCACAGGTCGCTTTGTCGGATGGGTGATCGATAACGGGCAGGTAGTTACGGGCATTGTTGGGCCAGTTGTCGCCGAAAAAGGTACGTTCACCAAATTTGTTCTGGCTGATGATCAGGCCCCGTGCCGGAACACCGTCGTAGCGAATGGTCAATTCGGTGGGCTGGCCGGGCTGCGCCGAGGGCAGATTGACAAACACCCGGTCGTTGCGATGACTGAATGGGGTGGCTTTTCCGTCGGACAGGCGTACCTCACGGACTTTCATCCCTGTCTGTGTCGAATCGGCCTTTCCGCCGATCAGGTCGAACCAGACAGTCTGGCGGTCGTCGGCGCGGGTGAACCGGATTGTTGTTTCGCCCTTGATTTGATTGGTTGAATCGCTCAATGTCAGGACGAACGCATAGTGCAGCACGTCAACGCCGGGTTGGGTGTAACGAGCAGTATTGCCTGGTAACTGGGCGTACGAAGCAGTCGTCAGGAGTAGGAAAAGGAACCAGATCTTAAAGCGTAATTGAGTCATCGATGATTGGGTAATAGTCAAATCGGGATTTAGAAGGGAGTCGTTGAGAGAGAGTGTGTGACCGGGTGACTTATGAGTCACCCGGTCACACACTCTCTCTCAACGACTCCCTTGAGCTACTAAGTCTTTACTAGTCAAACTGGGGCTTAGTAGTGGTCGAGTGACTTGGAAGTTACCCGATCGCTGGTTACCCGCCTTCTACTCTTCGGCCAGTGTCCGTGAAATGTTCATGCGGTAGACACCTAATGCCGGTAGGGCTGCGGCCAGTAGACCAATGAACACGGCAACGCCTAACAAGACCCATTCTTCAGGCAAAATACCGAAGGCGGCCAGGTTGTAGTGATACTCGGAGGAAACGCTGTTTGAGAACAACCACAGTCCTACGCGGCTGAGCAGAATACCCAGACCAAAACCGATCAGCGCCAGCACTAAGCCTTCCAGCAGCAACATACCAAACAACTGCGCCCGTGTGGCTCCCATCGACAGCATCAGTGCCATTTCGTACCGACGCTCTTTCAACGAATTATAGAGCGATACAAATACGCTGATGCCCGAAATGAGCATGATCACAACAGCGAGTCCGCGCAGGGTTTCGACACCAACGCCGAGCAATGAAAACAACCGATTGATCTCAATATTCGGTAGAGCCGCCTGTAGTTTGGAGTTCGTATTGATTCCTCGCGCGATCATCATGCCTAGCGGATTCCGAAACTGGATCAGCATACTCGTGATCTCGCGCGGGGCTTCTTCGTGGCCTTCTTCCTCATGTGCTTCACCGGCTTCATGTTCGTGTTCTTCCCCGTGTTCGTCGTGGTGTTCATGAATGGCCCACACGCTCGATACGGGCGTCAGAATGAGTTGGTCGACAACCGTATTGCTGGGACTCAGGATACCGACAACCTTGTATTTCGTGTCGGCATGTTCTTCGCCCTCGGCATCCAGACCGTGCGATCCGGAGAAGGTGTCACCCAATTTTAGCCCCGCGACTTCGGCTACGCGCGGACCAATCACGGTTTCGAGGTCCTGCTGAAACAGCCGTCCTTGCCCGATAGTGGCCCCGAAATGATCGATGTATTTCTTGTTCGTGCCAATGATCCGGAACGAGCGGTAATTATCGCCCATCGCCAGCGGAATGGCCGTTTTGATCATTGGGTTTCGCGTCAGCTTTTCAGCTTCGTCAAGCGGAATATTACCCGTTGGTGAATCGATCTGATAAATGCTCGACAGAATCAACTGCAAGGGGCTTCCCTTGGCGCCCAGCACCATGTCTATTCCTTTGATATTTTTCCGGAACTGGTCATCCAACTGCTTATTGAGGAGCAGCAGTAGCGAAATAATCGTAATGCCGAAGGTCATCAGCAGACCGCTCAGGAAACTGCTCAGGGGCTTGTCTTTCAGGTTGCTCCAGCTAATTCGGAATAGATTCATGGTTGAAGATCAGGCTGTTAGTCAGTTGGTCAAAAAAGCAAACGCAAAGTACTGGTTTACAGAGTAACTCATAAATCCAGTTTAAAATGATGGCTGGTAATGTTGAATCGTTTGTTCAGGTAGAGCCGATGTGCATCGTAGCGGGCCGGATTCTGACCCGAATCGAGCGAAACGCACTGACAGCCTGCCTGCCGGGCTTGCTCAATAACGAAGTCGAGCAGGGTGCTGGCGTACCCTTTCCCGCGCCCCTCCGGCAAGGTCGACAGGTCGTCGATGTACAGCGTCTTGCCGCTGTAGAGCAGGTTCATGTAGCGATAGCCGACCACGGCGGGTGCTGGGTGGGAGTGATCTCCTTCGTTGATGAATGCCAGTACAAACCGTTCGTTTTCCTGTTGATACCGGATTTGCTCAAGCGCCTGCTCGCTGGTCAGGTGTGGGCGCAGGGCTAGCATGGCGGGTAAACAACGACGAATATCAGCGTCGGTGGTAGCAATGGTTGGGGTCATAGGTGAGCGCGAATTTCGGTTAGTAAGACGTCGCCACCACGAGTCAGAATGCTTTCGGCCAGTTCGTGGCCCAGCATCGATGCCTCTTCCGGAGCGCCAGTAAAGTTTTCGCGGAGAAGCTGACTGCCATCCAGACTGAC
Proteins encoded in this region:
- a CDS encoding 3-deoxy-D-manno-octulosonic acid transferase: MFSGLYNTGIFVFQTILRLVAPFNAKARLWVDGRRGWSGKLAEKISGIEKPIVWFHAASLGEFEQGRPVIETYRTQYPDHTILLTFFSPSGYEVRKDYDSADFVVYLPADTPANARQFVAIVKPKIAFFIKYEFWYNYLHELKTAQVPVISFSAIFRPDQLFFKPYGGFYRDMLRYFDHILVQNQESVDLLKTIGITNVTLAGDTRFDRVAAVATAKKAIPIAEAFTNGKPVLVVGSAWQEDMNVLIPFLNQFDKPLKAIIAPHEIHGEVIEKWRSQLHKPSIRYSEVDKNSPSANDLLRQSQTLFIDNVGMLSSLYQYGKFAYIGGAFKQGLHNILEAATFGVPLFFGPEYDKFQEAIDLVKEGAAFPINTTDELLVRFDDQYINTAEAAKISRSYVERNIGATAQVMKIVTQLMSERGNGRQSE
- the rsgA gene encoding ribosome small subunit-dependent GTPase A, with the translated sequence MKQGLIIRSTGSWYDIRNEDGHIFKGRLKGKFKIKGLKVTNPIAVGDRVEFDVEDEAENTAVITDISPRENYIIRQSVHKTAHGHILAANIDRAVLLATLTLPRTSLGFIDRFLVSAESFRIATTIVFNKTDILNDEGLAYQQEIMDMYERIGYQCLPTSATEGEGVEAFRQLLDRKVTLLSGHSGVGKSSLVNAIAPDLNLRTNEVSTFANKGVHTTTFAEMFELAPDTYIIDTPGIKELGLMDTAKEEISHYFPEMRDRLNQCRFHNCLHVNEPGCAIKDAVAEDEIAESRYMSYLSMVDGGDNRR
- a CDS encoding cystathionine beta-synthase, which codes for MNYYNSIIETIGNTPLVKLNKVTKGIRGTILAKVEYFNPGNSVKDRIAIRMIEDAEARGILKPGGTIIEGTSGNTGMGLALAAIGKGYKCIFTMADKQSQEKIDILRAVGAEVVVCPTNVAPDDPRSYYSVAKKLNRDIPNSLYPNQYDNPANTAAHYETTGPEIWRDTDGKITHFAAGVGTGGTICGTSKFLKEQNPTVVSVGLDTYGSVFKKYKETGQFDEGEIYPYLTEGIGEDILPQNVDFSVIDHFVKVTDKDAAIMARRLSREEGLFVGWSCGTAVHGALEWAKENLTDDDVLVILLPDHGTRYLAKIYNDTWMKDHGFLEDRAFKTARDIIHNKNGQSQLTTIGSNVSVGQAIHVLNRHSISQIPIVDEDGHIVGSLTDSTILTKLIEDPSVKEKPVSDVMDKPFKFVGLDNTIDSLSSLIDRDNKALLVRDEKEQVHIITQADLLAAMTN
- a CDS encoding AAA family ATPase codes for the protein MLKRVSIQNFKSLKDVTLDLQKVNLLIGPNNSGKTNFLKALEFFELFANEKASINNSILFHKDPSNRMSLKVSFEHTFGNDKKYFVHYSLSSSVSSSEVIFNKNNFQLLVFNSQKVDSEEENKETVSQNSTAQGLQVRFGSLKLYKPDPNKLDKPAPVGLGDDSVVADASNLIAFFDRIRDEYPESFAQIKADLATCVPEFTEINFQNVPSTDELVKQFGDKTFKRIGLTNGKQKTIYWADELSEGTLYFIALLCIINQPNPPKLLLLEEPEKGIHPRRIFEVVQFIFRLAEEKDVQVIMTTHSPIVVDMFKDMPESVFIFDKDDKGATHVKNLQHDVIEPEIIKSKELGIEPPHYTDSLGDAWTVGFLGGVPK
- a CDS encoding M1 family metallopeptidase, with the translated sequence MTQLRFKIWFLFLLLTTASYAQLPGNTARYTQPGVDVLHYAFVLTLSDSTNQIKGETTIRFTRADDRQTVWFDLIGGKADSTQTGMKVREVRLSDGKATPFSHRNDRVFVNLPSAQPGQPTELTIRYDGVPARGLIISQNKFGERTFFGDNWPNNARNYLPVIDHPSDKATCAFTVNAPATYRVIANGKLLGESNLPATSGGPPRKLTRWQENTPIPTKVMVIGAARFAVEEVGSVGAVPVQSWLYPKDSQKGFIDYRPAKEILQYFVDKVGPYSYEKLANVESTTIFGGMENASCIFYNEKVIVGRKDSDVEALLAHEIAHQWFGNSATEADWSQLWLSEGFATYFSALYLEHAYGKDTLNAVLNQNKGQILRYTALKPKGTIVDSTTTNLMDLLNPNSYQKGGWVLHMLRHELGDDVFWQGIRAYYAKFRNANAQSSDLQAVMESVSGKRLGPFFKQWLYQPGYPEVVWGSSYDAAKKALVIDVRQSQRSGVFFTIPLTFSMRDARGREVTRSPRLTMTEATQTFTIPLATQPASVVIDPDNTVLMRASQMGK
- a CDS encoding ABC transporter permease; translation: MNLFRISWSNLKDKPLSSFLSGLLMTFGITIISLLLLLNKQLDDQFRKNIKGIDMVLGAKGSPLQLILSSIYQIDSPTGNIPLDEAEKLTRNPMIKTAIPLAMGDNYRSFRIIGTNKKYIDHFGATIGQGRLFQQDLETVIGPRVAEVAGLKLGDTFSGSHGLDAEGEEHADTKYKVVGILSPSNTVVDQLILTPVSSVWAIHEHHDEHGEEHEHEAGEAHEEEGHEEAPREITSMLIQFRNPLGMMIARGINTNSKLQAALPNIEINRLFSLLGVGVETLRGLAVVIMLISGISVFVSLYNSLKERRYEMALMLSMGATRAQLFGMLLLEGLVLALIGFGLGILLSRVGLWLFSNSVSSEYHYNLAAFGILPEEWVLLGVAVFIGLLAAALPALGVYRMNISRTLAEE
- a CDS encoding GNAT family N-acetyltransferase, whose product is MTPTIATTDADIRRCLPAMLALRPHLTSEQALEQIRYQQENERFVLAFINEGDHSHPAPAVVGYRYMNLLYSGKTLYIDDLSTLPEGRGKGYASTLLDFVIEQARQAGCQCVSLDSGQNPARYDAHRLYLNKRFNITSHHFKLDL